A genomic region of Papaver somniferum cultivar HN1 chromosome 7, ASM357369v1, whole genome shotgun sequence contains the following coding sequences:
- the LOC113293722 gene encoding zinc finger CCCH domain-containing protein 9-like, whose product MNAGTNTTAPPFNRITGRHRAAAVTSPTRVIGNINQGFEENSVQFQPERASLPKSISIRSSSYFKMNAGRNTTAPSSNRITTDGLRAAATPFFPRTSLRVHMPTLSAVDEKKDPVPVELDAYVQGMYKTELCNKWVQTGVCRYGDQCQFADGFGELRPVVRHPRYKTEVCREILNGGFCPYDHRCHFRRVLTDQEKRAAGITCS is encoded by the exons ATGAATGCTGGTACAAATACAACTGCTCCTCCTTTCAACAGAATCACCGGCAGACATCGTGCTGCTGCAGTTACGAGTCCAACCAGGGTAATTGGAAATATTAACCAGGGATTTGAAGAGAATTCAGTTCAATTTCAGCCGGAGAGAGCATCTCTGCCGAAGAGCATCTCCATTCGTTCTAGTTCTTATTTTAAGATGAATGCTGGTAGAAATACAACTGCTCCTTCTTCCAACAGAATCACCACTGACGGACTTCGTGCTGCTGCTACACCATTCTTTCCTAGAACTTCG CTACGAGTGCATATGCCTACTCTTTCTGCTGTAGATGAGAAGAAGGACCCAGTGCCAGTGGAATTGGATGCATACGTTCAAGGAATGTACAAGACCGAGCTATGCAATAAATGGGTACAAACAGGTGTATGTCGATACGGGGACCAGTGTCAATTTGCGGATGGATTTGGTGAACTGCGTCCTGTGGTTCGTCATCCTAGATACAAAACTGAAGTTTGCAGAGAGATTTTAAATGGAGGTTTCTGTCCTTATGATCATCGGTGCCATTTCCGTCGTGTCCTGACTGATCAAGAGAAGCGTGCTGCCGGTATTACTTGTTCTTAG